A region of the Arenibacter antarcticus genome:
GGGTGTAATCCCAGTTTACGGTCTTATAATAGGGGCCGTGTGTATCTGGTCTTGTGCTCCACCACCAAGAGGTATCATAAGGGGCTTCCTGATGAAAAAGTCGAGCCAAAGTATTGCTTATTTTCTCCCTAAGTACTTCCTCGTCGGTTTCGCCGTAGGCTTTGATAAGCCCGTCTACTACCTTTGGGGAATGCATATAACGCATGGCCCATAGCGCCAAGTCCTTATTGTTAGTATTTAAAGCTTCTACAATTGCATCCTCCGCATTTAACGCAACAAGGGATTTTACGGCCAAGTGAGGCGCTAAAATCTCTGAATTAGGTGTGGCGTGTGGCCCTTCACTTCCCAAGGTTGGTGCTCTAAAGGAATTAGGAACCGGAACATCCAATAAGTGTTGTGCAAGCTCCTTTCTGCCCAGTCTTCCCAAACCTACAATAGCTGCAGCCTTCACTCGGTCTGTACCAGATTCTAATGCCGTTATAAAGGGCTCTGATGGAACATTTTCCACTGCTCCCAAACGGTCTGCCAATGCTCTTAAGGCAAATTCCTGAACCTCCGGGTCATTGGTAAGCGACACCAATTTATCTATTCCATTTTCTCCAGCCAATTGAGCATAGGTAAAGATAGCTGCGGTGCGCACTTCCAAGGATAATGATTTATCCTTTGCTAAATTTAAAACAGCACTTGCTCCCTTGCCTCTTTTAATCAATTCGTATTGCGCACTTAATCTAGATTTAGCGTTTCCTGATTTTAACAAGTCCACCAAATTCTTGGTCCAAAAGATATTTTCCACTTGTGGAAAGGCCTCATATTCCAAATTTTCCGGTGTTACCCTTACGATATACCCTTTATCCGGGCTTCCAGAATACCCTGCACCATCCCAAGCGGATAGGTACATAACCCCAGCGGCGTCTACATCTAGATCCGTTATCTGTGGAAGTCTTATAAACTCCTCTTCTTTTTGGGTAAAACTGATGTTGTCTTCTGTAACCCTATGCATATATAGGAAGCTTCTTCCCCAATCTGCCATCATGGGTACATTGTTGTATTTTTCTGGCCAACGATTATCGTTCATAAACAATGCCCCTGTTCCAGATCCGCCTCCAACATCTACCAAGGCAGGGATAATTTCTTCCGTAAAATGTTTAAAAAGCATAGGGTAACCGTATTCCCCAGTTTGTATGTGATGTGCAAATCGAATATTCCATCCCCCACCATCATTGGTATTTCCTCTCGTAAAGATATTCATGAAGGGATCAATTGCTACGTCATAAATATTTCTCAAGCCATGGGTATACACTTCCATTTCGGTGCCATCGGGGCGTACACGAAGTACTCCTCCGCCCAACATAGTTAGCTGAGTACCCTCACGGTCTGTAGCGTTATGGAATCCAAAGTCGCCCACTGCGATATAGATCCACCCATCAATTCCCATTTGAATTCCGTTGGTAGCATGATCGGTACCTCTTTCCTGAAGGTATTTAGAATTACTCAGGTTCTGGATCAATACTTTCGCAGGGCCATCGGCCACGCCGTCATTATCCAGATCCTCAAAAACGATCAAGTCCATATTATTGGCCTTTCCCGTTTCCTCAGTAAAGGTGGTATGAAGTACAAATAACTGATTTCCAATAGGCAATATTCCCCTTGGATTATCTACTTCCGCAAATTTGGTATAGGAATCCATTACTCCGTCATGATTGCAATCTACCAAACGTTTGATAAATCCTTTTCCCATATCCTTCCCAAGCGAGCCCATCATATCTACTCCTACAAAGACTTCACCTGTAGCTGCCACCGCCATACAAGCCGGACTAGGAGTAAGATCTGGACCGGCAAATCCGGTTATTTTTAAATCCTTTGGCCAGTTAAAAGCCTGTGCCAAAGAATCTGCCATGGGATAATCAATCACTTCACTACTTAGGGCACATGGGACCTTATCCTCTCCACAACTGACAACAAGCAGCCCCAACAATAATAAAATTCCAATTTTTTGAAACATAGTTTACGCTATTAATATATTAAAATCACATACTCTTAAAATGAACTCCGGCTAATATTTACCAAGTTTTCAACAAGAAGTCGCAAAACTAAAAATCTTTCGCAAAAACCCTTTCATTAATTGAATTATTCGAACATAAAATATATTTTCCTAACTTAATCCCCATTGAACGTTTCGTTTACATTATAATTCTAAAATAAAATTTAGTGATTTTATTTTAGAAACTATTTTTTCTCTAGGCGATCTTCATAACTAATGCATACGTTTACAGCGAATTACATCCTATTTAAAAGTTTACACAAGCCTTATTAACAAACAATACACTACGTTAACTTGTTGAAAACTGAGAAATGTCATATAATTACAAAAACAGCATGTATAATTTTACGGCGAAATTCAGGCAGGTATGAGTGTTATTTATCTATTATTGGCGCTAAGCATTTTAGTGGCCCTAGTTTTTTTCATTGCATTTATAGTCTCTGTAAGGAGTGGTCAGTATGACGATTCCTATACCCCTTCTGTTCGTATGCTGTTTGAGGACGAACTGGTAAAGGGCGCTTCAAAAAAAGACCCAAAAGAAAAATCTAACCAAATTATTGAAAGTCAAAAATTGTAATTATGGAAGTACAACAATTCTATTACGATAATAAGATCGTAAAAAAATTCCTTTATGCTACTATGTTCTGGGGAATTGTGGGAATGTCAGTCGGGCTCTTGCTCGCCTTTATGTTTCTTTTCCCAAACATTACGGATGGAATATCCTGGTTAAGTTTTGGGCGCTTACGACCACTACATACCAATGCCGTGATTTTTGCTTTCGTGGGAAATGCCATTTTTGCAGGTGTCTACTATTCCACACAGCGTTTGTTAAAGGCAAGGATGTTCAGTGATGGTTTGAGCAAATTTAACTTTTGGGGATGGCAGGCAATTATAGTAGCAGCCGCCATTACGTTGCCTTTGGGATATACTTCCTCCAAGGAATACGCAGAACTAGAATGGCCAATAGATGTGGCAATTGCTGTGGTCTGGGTTGCCTTCGGCTGGAATCTAATTGGCACCATGCTAAGAAGAAGACAGCGACACTTATATGTTGCCATCTGGTTCTATCTCGCCACCTTTGTAACTGTTGCCGTACTTCATATATTTAATAGTTTATCTATTCCAGTAAGCGCCTTTAAAAGTTATTCGGTGTATGCTGGTGTACAGGATGCGCTGGTGCAATGGTGGTACGGTCACAATGCGGTGGCATTCTTCCTGACCACTCCATTTTTGGGATTAATGTATTACTTTATTCCAAAAGCGGCCAATAGACCAATTTACTCCTATAGACTTTCTATTGTCCATTTTTGGTCCTTGATATTTATTTACATCTGGGCAGGTCCACACCACCTTTTGTATTCTTCCTTACCGGAATGGGCACAAAATCTAGGGGTAGCCTTCTCCATTATGTTACTTGCGCCATCTTGGGGTGGTATGATTAACGGATTATTGACCCTTCGAGGAGCATGGGACAAAGTGAGGACAGACCCTGTTCTTAAGTTTATGGTAGTCGCTATTACGGGATACGGGATGGCTACTTTTGAAGGCCCCTTGTTATCCTTAAAGAATGTAAATGCCATTGCCCACTTTAGCGATTGGATTATTGCACACGTACACGTGGGTGCATTGGCATGGAACGGCTTCCTAACTTTTGGTATGATCTATTGGTTAGTACCAAGGATGTTTAAAACAAGACTATATTCTGTTCCCTTAGCCAACTTTCACTTTTGGTTGGGTACTTTGGGAATCATATTATATACATTGCCCATGTATGTTGCTGGATTTACCCAGGCATTAATGTGGAAGGAATTTAATCCTGATGGTACTTTGGTGTACGGAAACTTCCTGGAAACCGTAACCCAGATAATGCCGATGTATTGGATGCGTGCTATTGGAGGCTCCATGTATATAGTGGGGGCCATGGTAATGATCTACAATGTTGTTATAACAATAAGGTCAGGTAGCGAGGTAGAGGACGAATTGGCAGAGGCTGCGGCCCTAACAAGAGTTTCCAAGAAAAGGACTGCAGGTGAGACCTTTCATACTTGGTTAGAACGCAAGCCCATTCAGTTGACTATTCTGGCTACAGTAGCCATCTTAATTGGGGGAATCATTCAAATTGTACCTACTATTTTGGTGAAATCAAATATTCCCACCATCACCAGTGTAAAACCATATACCCCCTTGGAATTAGAAGGTAGAGACCTTTATATTAGGGAAGGTTGCGTAGGCTGCCACTCTCAAATGGTAAGGCCCTTCCGAAGTGAAGTGGAACGATATGGCGAATACTCAAAAGCAGGGGAATTTGTGTACGACCATCCTTTCCTATGGGGAAGTAAACGTACCGGTCCCGATCTTTTAAGGGTGGGCGGAAAATATTCGGACAGCTGGCACTTAAACCATATGTACGATCCACAAAGCACATCCTCTGGCTCCATAATGCCTGCTTATGCTTGGTTGGTTAGAGATGAACTTGACAAAAGCGATATACAAAAAAAGATGGAAGTTATGGTTACTTTGGGGGTACCCTATAGTGAAGATGAAATAACCAACGCTTATGAACATATGGACCAACAGGCGACTCAAATAGAAAAAAACCTATATAGCGACCCTGATTTTGCATCGAGCTACGAGGAGGACAAAAAGTATGCTGCGGAAAATGGGGAAGATTTTATAGAAATGAAAGACCGAGAAATTGTAGCGATGATCGCCTACTTACAGCGTCTGGGAACCGATATTAAAATCAAGGAAACCAACGAGGAAATCTCCCAAAATTAGAAAGTTATGTTCAAATTCGTAAAAGGTTATATGGAAAGTATTGATGGGGTAGCTATCTACCCCATGATATCACTACTGATTTTCTTTGTCTTTTTTACCGTCCTTTTCTGGTGGGTATTTACGGCATCCAAAGAACACATCAAGGAAGTTAGCGAACTGCCGTTAAAAGAAGAGGAATAAAAAATTAGTTAAAGGAACAAAACAACAATTACAACCATAGCAAACCAATTAAAAACAGTTAAAATGAAAAATCACTCACCTTGGTGGATCAGAATTCCGCTAGTTTTCTTTTTAATCTTCGGATTGATGGAATACTTCGTAGACTCGGGAGACAAACCGGCATTTATTGAACATCCTATAACATTGATCTTTATGGGAGTCGTTCTATTTTTATTGGTAGGGATAGAGCTTATCATAAAGTCCGTAGAAAATGTGATGTTCCAAACCTTGTCCCCAGAGGCACAAGAGCGGTATTTGGAAACCAGTTCCAAACAGTGGGAATGGAAATGGGCCAAGAAGCTACGTGAAGATATGATTGGTGAAAAAGCGGTAGCAGAGGAGGGGGAAATAATCCTAGACCATAATTATGATGGAATTCGGGAGCTAGACAATGATCTTCCGCCATGGTGGGTATATCTGTTTTATGCTTCCATTGTCTTTGCCGTTGTATATCTAGCACGTTACCATGTTTTTAACGGAGAAAATCAGGATATGGAGTACGAAAGGGCCGTTGCAGAAGCCCAATTGGAAATTGAAAACTATAAGAAAACCGCCAAAGGCCTTGTAGATGCGAATACGGTAGAATTACTAACCGATGCCTCGGACATTAAAGCTGGCGAAGCGCTTTACACCGCCAATTGTGTGGCTTGCCATATGGCAGATGGAGGCGGGGGAATTGGACCAAACCTAACGGATGAATATTGGATACTAGGAGGAGGAATTAAAAATGTTTTCCATACCATTTCAGAAGGCGGCCGCGCTGGCAAGGGAATGGTGGCCTGGAAGCAAATCCTTAAACCCGCGGAAATGGCCCAAGTAGCCAGTTATATTCTTGAGGAATTAGAGGGTACAACACCGGCGAATCCCAAAGATGCCGAAGGTGAAGTTTGGGTAGAGAGTAAATAAAACATTTCAAGAATTTTTCTAAACAGGTTCTTGGAGTAGATTGTAATAACAGATTGGATGAGGTATCCAAAATTATAATACATTTTTACAAAGATGGCGCAGGACCAAGACAATTTTAGGGATTCTATAGGAACTATAAATGCAGAGGGAAAAAGGGCTTGGGTATTTCCAAAAAAACCCAGCGGTAGGCTGTATGAATATAGAAAGTATGTAAGCTATTTTCTCTTGATATTTTTATTATTGGGTCCATTTATAAAAATAAATGGCAACCAATTTCTAATGTTCAATGTCTTGGAACGCAGGTTTAACATCTTTGGATTTCCGTTCTGGCCCCAAGATTTTTACTTGTTTGTGATCTCCATGATTATTGGAGTTGTTTTTATTTCCCTGTTCACTGTTGCTTTTGGCCGAATTTTCTGTGGTTGGATATGTCCTCAGACCATTTTTATGGAAATGGTATTTAGAAGGATAGAATACTGGATCGATGGTGACCGAGGTGCACAAATTAGGTTGGAAAAACAAGCCTGGAACGCAGATAAAATCAGAAAACGCACCCTGAAGTGGTTTATTTTTTTCGTGATTTCCTTTATCATCGCCAACGTATTTCTCGCCTATTTGATAGGAAGCGATCAGCTGATACAGTATATTAAACAAGGGCCCACGCAACATTTGAGCACCATGGCCTCTCTTCTGATCTTTACCGCAGTATTTTATTTTATCTTCGCTTGGTTTAGGGAACAAGTCTGTATTATTGCCTGCCCCTATGGCCGTATGCAAGGAGTGTTGCTAGACAACAAATCTATTGTTGTGGCCTACGATCACAAACGCGGAGAGAGTGAAAAGGGCAGAAAAAAATTTAGAAAAGGGGAAGATCGGGAAGCTATTGGCCACGGAGACTGTATTGATTGTTTCCAATGTGTAAATGTTTGCCCCACTGGTATAGATATAAGAAATGGGACCCAACTAGAATGTGTTAACTGCACCGCTTGTATTGATGCCTGCGACGATATAATGGAGAAAGTAGATCTACCTAAAGGTTTGATACGCTTCGCCAGTGAGGATAATATTGAGAAAAAGGCCAAGTTTAAGTTTACGCCCCGACTCAAAGGTTATACTGCCGTATTGGTCATCCTTACCGGTTTACTGATTGGGATGCTTTTTTTAAGAAATGATCTGGAAGCCAATATATTAGGACTTCCAGGGCAATTGTACGAGCATAAGGAAGGGAATATTATTAGCAACGTATATACATTTAAATTGGTAAACAAAACCAGTATGGATATTGCCGATGTTAGCTTTAAACTATTATCGCATAAAGGAACCATTAAGCTTGTTAGGCATAATAACTTTACGGTTCCCGCTCAAGAATTGATCGAAGGGACCTTGTTCATCGAAATAAACAATTCCGCCTTGGAAGGCGATAAAAACAAGTTAATGATTGGAGTCTATAGCGGGGAGAATAAAATTGAAACGACCACTGCAAGATTTATGGCACCAAGAAGCTATAAATAAGTAAACCGTATGGACACCATTAACCCTAAAACGGGGATAACAATCACCTCCCAAATTATGGAGAGAAAAGTAATTAGGTAACCTTGAAATCAGCATGACCAAAATCTGGTCTCAAATACGAATGAAGATATGCGAACCTGACTGCCGTCAAGTTCGCATATGACCGTTAAAAATCAATAAATATCTACAAATGAAAATTAATTGGGGAACAGGAATTGTACTAGCATTTATAGGATTCATAAGTTTTATCCTATTTTTTGTAGTGCGAATGGGTATGGACGATAGTACGAATCACGATTTGGTCAGGGAAGATTATTACAAAGCCGAAATTGGATTTCAAAAGGAATTGGACGCCGAAATCAACGCTAACGAAAACAATGTCAATCTTAACATGGTAAGAACACCAGCAGGCATAAAATTAGAATTTCCAAAAGATCTGGATCAAGCAACTATTAAAGGAACTGTGTCCCTTTATAGACCATCTAACAAACAATTGGACTTTGATTTTCCCATTAGTTTGTCTAACAACCATTTAATTATACCCGAAAATCGTTTAGTGGACGGCAGATGGGACCTTAAAGTTTCATGGGAATACAATGGCGAAGCGTATATGTACAAGGAGAAAATTACTCATTAAAAACTCCTATAATTCTACTAGAAAAATAAAAAACAAACCATGTTAGCATCCGCTCTTATATTAGGACTAATGGGGAGCTTTCACTGCGTTGGCATGTGCGGCCCCATTGCTTTTATGCTTCCTGTAGATCATAACAGACCGGGGAAGAAATTGCTACAGGTTTTTCTATACCATTTTGGGAGATTAACCGCCTACGGTATTATAGGACTGGTCTTTGGATTTTTAGGCAAAGGTCTATATGTTTTTGGGCTACAGCAAAAGCTCTCCATTATTATAGGGGTACTAATGATCGCTATAATTCTTATTCCTTATAAAACTTTCAGCAAATACAATCTTTCTAAACCTATTTATGGTCTCTTGTCCAAACTGAAAAATAAAATGGGCAAAGAGTTGAAAAAGAAAAGTGCAGATACCTTTATAACCATTGGTTTCCTAAACGGGTTTTTGCCATGTGGCTTGGTATATATGGCCCTATTTGGCAGTATTGCCACTGCCAACCCATGGTTAGGCGCCCTATTTATGATATTATTTGGATTGGGTACAATCCCCTTAATGACGACCGCCGTCTATTTTGGTAGCATGATAAAAGGTAAGGCCAAAAAATCTGTTCAACGCCTAATCCCTGTATTTGTAGTATTAATTGGTCTTCTTTTTATACTAAGAGGAATGGGACTCGGCATTCCCTATATCTCCCCAGCACCAGTCACAGAAGTAGTCTCAAGCGAGGTGGAGTGCCATTAAAAGCCCCTTCCAATAGCTGTAAATCAAATTTGTGATAGTTGTGAAAATAGTGTAATTTTCTAGTGCTTAGAAATACCCTGTTCATAGACTTTTACAATTTAACTGCACTATGGCCAGTAGCAACCAAACCTTAAACCACTTAAAATGAAGAAAGCCCTACTGATCTGTTATCTTATTTTAAATGCAAGCCTTTTATTTTCACAAGGTGAAAAGATCAACGTAATTGTTTTTGGAGCACATCCCGATGATTGTGATATTGACACGGGTGGCACGGCCATATTACTGGCCAAAATGGGCCACAATGTAAAGTTTGTATCCCTGACCAATGGTGACGCTGGTCATTATGCCATGGGCGGTGGAGAACTTGCCAGGGTTAGGATTGCAGAGGCCAAGGAAGCAGGAAAAAGATTTGGAGTAGCGTACGCAGTATTGGACAACCATGATGGGGAATTGATGCCTACTTTGGAAAATCGTTTAAAAGTGATACGAGAAATTAGAAAATGGAATGCCGATGTGGTTATTGCCCCACGGCCAAATGACTACCATCCGGACCACAGGTATACTGGCGTGTTGGTACAAGATGCAGCCTATATGGTCATTGTTCCCAATGTAGCCCCAGAAGTACCACCACTCAAAAAAAATCCGGTTTTCCTATACTCCGAAGATGGTTTTCAAAAGCCTAGCCCTTTCGAACCCGATATCGCAGTTATTATTGATGAGGTTTTTGACCAAAAGATATATGCCATGTCAGCACATAAATCCCAGTTCTTTGAATGGCTTCCCTGGACCGCCGGCAATTTAGAAAAAGTACCCAAGGAGGATAAGGACAGACTGGAAATGTTGGCCAATTGGAGATCTAAGGCTCCCAATGATGCATTTTTGAAATGTGCAGAAAAATGGTACGGAAATAAAGCCTCCAACGCTAAACACATAGAAGGATTTGAAATATGCGAGTACGGAAAGCAACCCACCGATGAGGAAATAATGAGGCTATTCCCTATGCTTAAAAAATAGTCGAGAACGCAACTATAGTGATTCTTAACTAGTCAAGTATCCTTTTGGTATTTTCGTTATATACTTATTTCAAAACTTCATCGCTACCTCCCAAACCGGTAAAGGACCACTACTAGGAAGATATATTCTCATCGTAAAAATGCGCATCCTCGCTTACTAAAATACAAAATGTTAGTTCGTACAATTCGGAGTCATTGCCTATGGGGCAAAAACCCCAATTTCTTGGGAACTTTACTAAAATAAATTAATGTATTTTTAGACCACTATATTAGATTCCCCTAGAACAGTTATACAGATAAAATACATAATAGTTGGCAGAGGCTGCCTGCCCCAAAAGAAATAAAAACATTAGCACTAAAGATCGTTGAACAAAAATGGAAGTATGGAAATTTTTAGGGGTGTTGGTCATTGCTCAGCTGACTTTTCACTCCAACTATGGTCAACAAAATCCAACTAAACTACCCGAAACAAGCAAGTCCCAATTTTCTATTGGAGTAATCGCCGATTGCCAATATCACCACGAACAAGGAACTGGAATAAGGAAATACGCGAAATCAGAGCAGAAACTAAAGGAATGTGTTGTGCATTTAAATACCATGGATTTAGCCTATACGGTGCATCTGGGTGATTTTATAGATCGGGATTGGGAAAGTTTTGATGTTGTAGGTCCAATCTACAACCATCTGAACATGCCTAAATATCATGTGCTTGGCAACCACGATTTTTCTGTAGTGGATGATAAGAAGAGCGCTGTCTACAAAAAGCTAGGCATGCCCTCCCCCTACTATGATTTTAAAATTAAGGACTGGCGTTTTATAGTGTTAGATGGAAATGACATTAGCTTTCATGCCTATCCAGCCGAGAGCGATGGATACAAAATTGCAGAGAAGTATTATAGGCAAAACCAAATTGAATCCCCTAAATGGAATGGGGCAATAGGACCAACCCAGCTACAATGGCTGAGATCTGTCTTGGATAAGTCGTTACAAGATCAAGAAAAAGTGGTGCTATACTGTCATTTTCCAGTATATCCACTAAACAAACACAATCTTTGGAATGCCGATGAAGTTATTGACATTCTAGAAAGCTATCCACATGTGAAGGCTTACATCAATGGACATAATCATGAGGGTAACTACGGAGTGAAGAATGGAATCCACTATCTTACTTTGCAAGGAATGGTAGACACCGATGAAAATTCATATAGCGTGATAAACATCCACTCCGATTATCTGGAAATAATAGGTTTCGGGAGAGAAGTTAATAGAATACTTACCACCAGCAGGTAGTTTCAGTGCTGTAAGATAGCACCACTTGCATATAAAAACTATGACCCCATAGATTGCTGTTGCAAAAAATAGGACCATATTTTTTTATTTAGGGTCAGTCGCCTTTGTTTTGGACAATACCTTTTAGAATTATGTTTGTTGGACACCATTTTTGTCCATGGAAGAAATTTAACCCTTATAATTTAAAAGTCATTACAGGAATCTTGGAATGATTGGCAAGGTCTTCTCCAATACTCCCCATAAAAAAGCGACTAATTCCCTTTCTCCCGTGGGTGGGAAGTCCAATTATATCTGCATTTCTACTTTCACTAAAGGCCAATATTCCTCTTTCTACAGCATAGTCGTTGTAAATCTCTACCTCCAAACTGGCTTTAGCTTCGTGCAAAAATTGATTAATTTTCCTAAAGGCATCCTTAGTACTTAAAAAGTTATCCCCAGGGGTATTTATATTCACTAAGATAAGTTCTGCTGAAAGTTTATCTGCCAAGGTTTTCGCCTTATGGAAGGCAGGGAGATTTTCAAGCTCAAAATCACAGGCAAAAACAAATCTTCTCACCTCGAAATTCAATATTTCATCTTTAATGATCAAAACAGGAATATTGGCATTTCTGACCATTTTTTCCGCATTAGACCCCACAAATATTTCTTTTAGCCCATCCGATCCATGTGAACCCATAACAATAAGATCTGCATTATGCTTTTCAGCTATAGCGTTTACTTCGCTATACACCTTATAATGCTTTACAATGGGAGTCACTTTTATACCTTTTAGATATGGTTTATTCAAAAACTCACCGAATCTCTTTTCCGTCATTCTTATTAAAAACAAGGCCTGCTGCTGGTGTATTTCTTCGCTATAGGTCATATAGGCATCGGACATTTCCAACATATGTAGCACAAAAATTTCAGAACCGAATTTTTTAGCAATGGATGCCGCTGTTTTAAGGGCAATTTCAGAAGGTCCAGAAAAATCGACTGGTACAATGATTTTTTTCATAAAGACATGTTTTAAACATTAATAATCAACAAAGTTTCCCATTCCCTATCATAACCCCTAAATTGTCATGGAAAACAATCTGGTTTCCGGGGCTTTTCTGTGCAACAAAAGGTCAAAAGCCATACAAATATTACGCACAAATGGCCTTCCTTTCTCGGTTACAACAATCCGTGTAGCGTGTATTTCCAAAAGTCCGTCCTTCTCCATCTCCACCAGTCTTTCCTTTACCCCTAACAGTTCTGGGAATACTTTTTCATTGGTCTCCCAAGAAGTATTAAATCTACACATTAAATTTAATATATGGCTACGGATGATTTTGTCTTCTTCCGTTAATATATGTCCTTTATAAATGGGGATAATATTATTATCTACAAGGTGTTCGTATTCCTCCAAGCCTTTTACATTTTGCGCAAAGCCATCCCAGCTATCACTAATACTGGATACGCCTAGGCTAATCATTACTCGGGTTTTGGAGCTGGTATATCCCATAAAATTCCTATGTAAGCTCCCGTTGTCCATAGCTTTATACAAAGAATCGGATTTTATGGCAAAATGATCCATTCCAATTTCGGAGTAGCCTACCTCTGCCAATAGGGACTTCCCTTTTTCATATTGATTACGTTTTTCATCCGGGGTGGGCAGATCGGAATCTTGGAAACCTCTCTGTCCGTTTCCTTTTAGCCATGGGACATGGGCATAACTATAGAAAGCCAGTCGGTCGGGCATTAGCTCCTTGGTCCGCATGATGGTCTCCTCTACATGGGCCTCTGTCTGAAAAGGCAATCCAAAAATAATATCGTGCCCTACAGAAGTATATCCAATTTCCCTAGCCCATTCTGTGGCATTTTTTACATTTACAAAAGGTTGAATCCTATGAATTGCAATCTGCACCTTCATATTATAATCCTGCACCCCATAACTCACGCGTCTAAAACCAACATCGTAAAGTGCTTGCAAGTGTTCCTTTGTCGTATTATTGGGGTGACCCTCAAAACTAAACTCGTAATTATCAGCTTTATCGGCAGTCTTAAAAATCCCTTTGATCAGTCGGGTTAAATTATCAGGAGAAAAAAATGTTGGAGTACCTCCTCCTAAGTGAAGCTCCTTCACCTTTGGTTTTTCAGGCAGCAACTTACAATAGAGCTCCCATTCCTTTAACACATTGGTTATATAGGGACTTTCTACCTCATGGCGTTTGGTTATCCTTTTATGGCATCCACAAAATGTACATAAACTCTCACAAAAAGGTAAATGAATATAAAGACTGATTCCTTCGGAACTATTACTCTTTATAAAACTTTTAACCAAGGAAGACTCCCATTTTTTACCTGAGAAACCTTCCAAATCCCAATAGGGCACCGTTGGATAACTAGTATATCGAGGTCCAGGTATATTGTATTTCTGAATTAAATTGGCCATGCGCTGATCATTAGTTGATGAATATCACAAAATTAGCTTTCAAAAACCATTTAAAATATGACCCATATCAGGTTTCACATACTACTCTAGATGTGGAAATAGTCTACCGATCTAATTATGCTAATAACAAATACCACCAAATTGTTATAAAAGTGGTTTTCTAACCGACTTTTTTTTTAATAAACTGTTCTGCTATCAAAATTATATTAAAATCCATATTTTTGCAGTCTTAAAAACAGCCAATTATGACATTACTTTTAATGGCTGCCGGTAGCGGTAGCAGATATGGAAAACTTAAACAATTTGATACATTGGGTCCAAAAGAGGAGTTCCTGATGGAATTCAGTATTTATGACGCCCTTAAGAACGGCTTTGAACATATTGTTGCCATAACAAA
Encoded here:
- a CDS encoding c-type cytochrome, with the protein product MFQKIGILLLLGLLVVSCGEDKVPCALSSEVIDYPMADSLAQAFNWPKDLKITGFAGPDLTPSPACMAVAATGEVFVGVDMMGSLGKDMGKGFIKRLVDCNHDGVMDSYTKFAEVDNPRGILPIGNQLFVLHTTFTEETGKANNMDLIVFEDLDNDGVADGPAKVLIQNLSNSKYLQERGTDHATNGIQMGIDGWIYIAVGDFGFHNATDREGTQLTMLGGGVLRVRPDGTEMEVYTHGLRNIYDVAIDPFMNIFTRGNTNDGGGWNIRFAHHIQTGEYGYPMLFKHFTEEIIPALVDVGGGSGTGALFMNDNRWPEKYNNVPMMADWGRSFLYMHRVTEDNISFTQKEEEFIRLPQITDLDVDAAGVMYLSAWDGAGYSGSPDKGYIVRVTPENLEYEAFPQVENIFWTKNLVDLLKSGNAKSRLSAQYELIKRGKGASAVLNLAKDKSLSLEVRTAAIFTYAQLAGENGIDKLVSLTNDPEVQEFALRALADRLGAVENVPSEPFITALESGTDRVKAAAIVGLGRLGRKELAQHLLDVPVPNSFRAPTLGSEGPHATPNSEILAPHLAVKSLVALNAEDAIVEALNTNNKDLALWAMRYMHSPKVVDGLIKAYGETDEEVLREKISNTLARLFHQEAPYDTSWWWSTRPDTHGPYYKTVNWDYTPVIRAFLTQEWEKAAEDKKELYAELNSKYRLGIEEFGILEKREPKEDLPIVDFDKIKNKKGQVGEASIEDIMIALKQIKGDPASGKEIYASQGCFACHSISTSEVMKGPFMGQIGSIMNREQIAESILKPNASISQGFSTVRIATKSGDIHVGFVTEESASDLTIRNIAGIATELKVNDIAEREELSTSMMPPGLVNSLSYEEFASLIAFLEQQK
- the ccoS gene encoding cbb3-type cytochrome oxidase assembly protein CcoS, with translation MSVIYLLLALSILVALVFFIAFIVSVRSGQYDDSYTPSVRMLFEDELVKGASKKDPKEKSNQIIESQKL
- the ccoN gene encoding cytochrome-c oxidase, cbb3-type subunit I — translated: MEVQQFYYDNKIVKKFLYATMFWGIVGMSVGLLLAFMFLFPNITDGISWLSFGRLRPLHTNAVIFAFVGNAIFAGVYYSTQRLLKARMFSDGLSKFNFWGWQAIIVAAAITLPLGYTSSKEYAELEWPIDVAIAVVWVAFGWNLIGTMLRRRQRHLYVAIWFYLATFVTVAVLHIFNSLSIPVSAFKSYSVYAGVQDALVQWWYGHNAVAFFLTTPFLGLMYYFIPKAANRPIYSYRLSIVHFWSLIFIYIWAGPHHLLYSSLPEWAQNLGVAFSIMLLAPSWGGMINGLLTLRGAWDKVRTDPVLKFMVVAITGYGMATFEGPLLSLKNVNAIAHFSDWIIAHVHVGALAWNGFLTFGMIYWLVPRMFKTRLYSVPLANFHFWLGTLGIILYTLPMYVAGFTQALMWKEFNPDGTLVYGNFLETVTQIMPMYWMRAIGGSMYIVGAMVMIYNVVITIRSGSEVEDELAEAAALTRVSKKRTAGETFHTWLERKPIQLTILATVAILIGGIIQIVPTILVKSNIPTITSVKPYTPLELEGRDLYIREGCVGCHSQMVRPFRSEVERYGEYSKAGEFVYDHPFLWGSKRTGPDLLRVGGKYSDSWHLNHMYDPQSTSSGSIMPAYAWLVRDELDKSDIQKKMEVMVTLGVPYSEDEITNAYEHMDQQATQIEKNLYSDPDFASSYEEDKKYAAENGEDFIEMKDREIVAMIAYLQRLGTDIKIKETNEEISQN
- a CDS encoding CcoQ/FixQ family Cbb3-type cytochrome c oxidase assembly chaperone; the protein is MFKFVKGYMESIDGVAIYPMISLLIFFVFFTVLFWWVFTASKEHIKEVSELPLKEEE